One window of Gavia stellata isolate bGavSte3 chromosome Z, bGavSte3.hap2, whole genome shotgun sequence genomic DNA carries:
- the LOC104255408 gene encoding LOW QUALITY PROTEIN: interferon alpha-2 (The sequence of the model RefSeq protein was modified relative to this genomic sequence to represent the inferred CDS: deleted 2 bases in 1 codon; substituted 1 base at 1 genomic stop codon), whose product MTFKASQTVFQNLYRKGGTXELIFIIMNAFGLIQIGLILLCTTTISSLQCNHLPLQQRKVIENSLQLLDKMGKKFPQQCLREKMSFRFPEQVLKPRQKETVKVAIEEIFQHIFYIFSKNLTLAAWDGTALEQFQNGLYQQIEQLEACVIKKQTHYFWSKEVNRLKLNKYFKKIDCFLKDKQHNLCSWEISRAEMRRCLQLIDKVIRKLNN is encoded by the exons ATGACCTTCAAAGCATCCCAGACTGTCTTTCAGAATTTATAC AGGAAAGGAGGAACGTAAGAGCTTATCTTTATCATCATGAATGCTTTTGGCTTGATACAAATTGGCCTCATACTGTTGTGCACCACCACCATCTCCAGTCTTCAGTGTAATCACCTTCCtttacagcaaagaaaagtgATCGAGAACAGTCTGCAACTTTTGGACAAAATGGGCAAAAAGTTTCCTCAACAATGTCTAAGAGAGAAAATGTCCTTCAGATTTCCTGAGCAGGTTCTAAAGCCCAGACAGAAAGAGACTGTCAAAGTGGCCATTGAAGAGATCTTCCAACACATCTTCTATATCTTTAGCAAAAATCTGACTCTAGCTGCTTGGGATGGGACAGCTTTAGAACAATTCCAAAATGGACTTTATCAGCAAATTGAGCAATTGGAGGCATGCGTAATCAAGAAGCAGACCCACTACTTTTGGAGTAAAGAAGTCAACAGGCTGAAACTGAACAAGTACTTCAAAAAAATAGACTGTTTTCTTAAAGACAAACAACACAACCTGTGCTCCTGGGAGATCAGCCGTGCAGAAATGAGGAGATGTCTTCAATTGATTGATAAAGTCATAAGGAAGCTAAACAACTAA